In Triplophysa rosa linkage group LG2, Trosa_1v2, whole genome shotgun sequence, the genomic window gatcattttttacagtgcagtcaTTAAGACCTCATTTTTGTTTGTCCAGGTACAGTTTCAAGGGAGACTGAATCATGATGCTGCAAGTGACTCAATAACCTGAGCTGGCTGTCTCGAATGTACAACTTCATTCCAATGTCAACAGgacaaaatacatattatatacttattacatattatataaataaacctaAACAACATTTTGTTTCCCCGTAAGTTATAAATTCCCTTGTCATTGGAACGATAGAACTCAAGATTTAGCCAtttaagtgaagtgaaagtgacctattagtcagatatggtgacccatacccaaaatgtgacctcagcatttaacccatccagagagtagtgaacacacgcacagcaagccGTGAACACACGgaacacccggagcagtgggcagctatcactgcagcgcccggggagcaagtaggggtaaggtgccttgctcaagggcaccttagtcgttacccgccggccctgggaattgAACCGGCAATCTTCTggtgactctctaaccatttggccacgactgccctGGATTGCAGTGACACATTACATCACTTCCTCTCATGTGACgtgtaaatctttgtttaatTACACTGCTGGACTTATTCGGTATTTTCGTATTTCTTTCTAtaatgggtgtgtgtgtttacagttcCCTCCTTACCGGCGTGTGAGTTTGGAGGTGAGCTTGGTGAACAGGTTAGAAGTGGCACGGCTGCGGGTGTTGGGCGGCAAGGCTCCAGCGTCATGGCTGAGGGTGGGCGATGTGGGTGGAGGTCCATAGGTGGGCGGCACGCGGTCACGGAGCTGACCCCCATGGAAGGTGCTCCGGATGGTGGATCCACGTGTCAGTCGACAGCGCTCGcctgaggaagaggaggaagcGCCTGCTCCGACAATACTGAGGGTGGAGGGAGAGGTGGGGGGGAGGCGATGAGACAGAGAGCTGAGGGGAGACAGAAACAGAGTGAATAAGAGGCAGACAGTgacctggggcccgtttcaataaggaggttcagccaacacagagttaaaatgtgaactctgagttgatttacactGAGATgcaaaactttgagtttttggtttcagaacagctgatttgagttagttctatcaactccGGGTAGAtttaccttgagttaagcgcgtgcaccacaactacgacaagccatgatcaatggagctctGATATTACGATTCAGCATGgaaacggcaccaaaaaaaaagcaacatggtggcagaaagcgcttgagagcGAAGCACACTTTCCGtactgcatacagtggatttactaatgtgctgaaaatgaccTAAGTTTAAATtcataaatagataaatgtaccaacaaataaatgaatcagtaaatgaatgaataaatgaatgaaacaacagaaaataaaatcagaaataataataatctttatttatgcactttattaagtcatttctcatcctcCATAGAAGGATCATTTGTGAGAAAGAGCAAGAGAAAgattatgctctgatgtaatacacagccacgatggctgatgttattgatctaAGGATGGATAATGTGTTTTgctatatctaattcactgtaaagaaatcagttttaataaaaatgcacagggaaatgacaaaattccactcgggtgcTAAATTTCTCTGTATTATTGCAGCCtggatcctctataaaagcacatatgacatttaagtcactgagatggtctctgtgtgatcaaaatgtgtgccatgaatgactgtattaatgaatgaatgaatgaggtacaccacttgcgcttttaaaagggggaggagatggaaagaaactctgggtttaccaaaaaaaacctgctcccgaccaggttaggttcacagggtaagttactatggttactgacacTGTGTTTAAgtacctctcttttagaaacgggcttgagttacctagctttctcgggtttgacatacctcacattctgaaacagaaaacccagagtttacctcatttcagggttaatatactcagagttttcactaaacctcctttctgaaacgggcccctggggTGTACAAATTTTATTGTGCGCCTATATTTGAGTGTTTTTGTCACCTGTTGTCTTTGCCGTTCTGCAGCAGAGAGTGGCGGTCAGTGCTGGAACGATCTGTACATACGTAAGTGTTCCTGCGGGTCATAGTACTTCCTGGGATATTATTCTGCAACAaacaacatttctttaaatcaacattacaaaatatcatattaatacacattttttgatgttttccCTCTTTCCAAAGTCTTATCCAAACCCTCCCAGCCTCCCTCATTCCCTCTCTCTTACGGTGGTGGCTGTCATCTCTTTGCGCCGGTCAGGTATCTCCGCCTTGTTGGGGTTGTTAGCGGTGCTGACCATCGGGCTGGATGGAGGGAGGGTCCGACTGCCCATTACGCTGCAGCTGGCCTTCCGCGGTGGCATGCGGCTCTCGCGTAGCTCACGATCTCCGCCGCTGGTCGGGCTGCGCTTAGGGTGCATCACAGGCATGCTGGGACCACCTGTACATGTAAAGATTATTACAGTAAAGAAATAGTATCACTAGAGTACTTcatacatttctgtttaaagttCAAGCTTCAATGAGTGTCTCATACAGAAGTCACTGTGCCGTCTCTGGCGATGGTAGGTAGAGGCACTGCGCTGAGTCTTGCTGTGTGAGGAtgaggaagatgatgaagaaGAGGAGTGTTTGTTGGTTCCGTTGGTAATTGGGCTCGGACGCGCCCGTGGCAACGTCATACTGCCACTAACTCGGGACTCAGGGGCATCCTGTAACCATAGCAACAATGTCACATTCTCAAGTTGTAACAAGCAAGAATTTAGGgtgatggatagatggatgatCTTGTTTGATTTTCATCCATTCCTGGAAATAAATACAACGTAGAGGTATGTGTGTTACCTCTGTCTTTAGGCCCAACAACAGATATGTAGCCGTGACTTCATTATATTTCTGATTGAGTAAAGAATCTTTAATCTCTTCTGTGGTAAAACCCATGCCGACCATAATCTCTATagaaagagagaagaaagaaaTATTTTCAGAAACTTTTTTCCTTTTACAGAAATCCTTATAAGCAAACTGTGACTAAAACAGATCCTCACCAATGCGGTTGGCGTCACTGTAGTCCTCCACTGGCTCAATGTGGGGCTTTAGGTCCTCACCCTCATACCCTGTATTCATCCACTTGTCCTTCATCACTTGCTGTGGGAAGAATACAGGATACTAAATACGCAGAAACATCACAGCTTGTCATTTGACGTCAGAGATTCCatagacatacagtattttcattagggctgtcacgattctgaaatttgattgacgattaattgtctaataaatcattgcgattatggcgattaattatttgttttagggctttggcgattatgacgattaattgtctgtttttgagctttgacatttaattctcattcatttttgattcagctattgaaatgaccatattgttctgaatacaagactatgtttttttcttggaaatacatcggaaaaaattgggtcatcatatatttacggtttaggcttttacttgtcaataatacaaccaccaaatacttgtaaatgaagtaaatttatcaggtgtgaattgaagccaccattaaaatactatcagtcatagaaaagcttctagtctgtttttttctcacttgcaagactacaataaaatttgacttgtgtgttaatgaaattttggtagactgattttcacactgagatttgcttaaataatataattgtactgcaggtaatttgtatatgttttatttatttttttaggtgattgtgttgtggtggtacattttacaagtattaccatgctttattaacaatatatacactaaaatatgcaatatgcagatgcactacagctccccctagtgtcttctatagagatgtgcgataattgcgatgatccgaaatcatcgcgatgaggtaaaacaatcgcgatgagacgattatttaataatcgtgacagccctaattttcatattttcctttgaggcataattcaaccaaaaaataaacttctgtcatcattatttaccctcttgtcatgtcaaacctatgactttcttgagcacaacacaaaaaaagatattttgaagtttgtttgtaaacaaacaacattgcccccattgattttatgaacacaaaaccacttcttGACATTTCTCATattcaggttttgaacgacagctgggtgactaaatgatgacaaattttttTGGTTGAATTATCTCAGTTCAAAtagttaatatttaaatttatgcattcggcagacgcttttatcccaaGCGACTTACAtcgcattgtattatacatttgtttctgactatgtgcaatccatGGCCTTGGCATTACTAGCGCCATgcgctaaccactgagccacaggaaagctcagAAACTATCTCATTTTTCTATTTAACACTGCTAGTCATCTCTTTCACGCGGCCTTGTATGATCACAGATGAACTCAAAGAGAATTTTCTTCAGTAATTTCTCTGATAAGATTATCGCTGATTGAAATATGGCACAGAATggatttgtacagtataatgcgtctgtgtgtgtctcgATCTGTACCTCTAGAGTGCAACGTTTGGAGGGATTTAGCACAAGAAATCTGCGCAGGATCCCCTCACAGTCTGTGGACATGTAGAAGGGCACACGATACTTTCCCCTCAACACGCGCTCACGCAGCTCCTGCAAAAATGGTAGAATAGAAAGTGTTAAAAAATTGATAAATTGGTTAAAGAATTGCTCAAAGCAAATGTGAATGGGTCAAAAGGAATTAAAGACAAAGGAATTTGTTACAAATGTTAGAACCCAAATAGCAAACCATGTTAATGTGAATGACATGCATAGAATTGTTGGTGTCATTACTATTTCTATTTCACAACAAATCAGTACAACAATATGATGCTGTAACGATTCTGCCACGCTGGATTTGTAAATAGGTTAGAATTGATGAAGACTGGACTAACTGTACCTTGAGGTTCTGTCCATCAAAAGGAAGAGAACCGCTGACCAGTGTGTAGAGGATGACCCCCAGACTC contains:
- the mark4a gene encoding MAP/microtubule affinity-regulating kinase 4 isoform X1, producing the protein MSSRSALPSANDRSTDHHASLVASRSEKGTNVSSRSLGARCRNSMASCSDELPHIGNYRLLKTIGKGNFAKVKLARHILTGKEVAIKIIDKTQLNPTSLQKLFREVRIMKTLHHPNIVQLFEVIETEKTLYLVMEYASGGEVFDYLVSHGRMKEIEARAKFRQIVSAVHYCHQKNIVHRDLKAENLLLDADSNIKIADFGFSNEFTLGNKLDTFCGSPPYAAPELFQGKKYDGPEVDIWSLGVILYTLVSGSLPFDGQNLKELRERVLRGKYRVPFYMSTDCEGILRRFLVLNPSKRCTLEQVMKDKWMNTGYEGEDLKPHIEPVEDYSDANRIEIMVGMGFTTEEIKDSLLNQKYNEVTATYLLLGLKTEDAPESRVSGSMTLPRARPSPITNGTNKHSSSSSSSSSSHSKTQRSASTYHRQRRHSDFCGPSMPVMHPKRSPTSGGDRELRESRMPPRKASCSVMGSRTLPPSSPMVSTANNPNKAEIPDRRKEMTATTNNIPGSTMTRRNTYVCTDRSSTDRHSLLQNGKDNSSLSHRLPPTSPSTLSIVGAGASSSSSGERCRLTRGSTIRSTFHGGQLRDRVPPTYGPPPTSPTLSHDAGALPPNTRSRATSNLFTKLTSKLTRRVANESEGVCRSSVTSGNLSGDQKASEPWGGGGGWDVKSHLSRPPRAPAEVILALREAARGCGCQVRHAGPFLLCCSHGAAGSKVAFQAEVCQLSMGPAEANGVRYTRLWGAPLAFRHIASQISKEVEL
- the mark4a gene encoding MAP/microtubule affinity-regulating kinase 4 isoform X2, which produces MSSRSALPSANDRSTDHHASLVASRSEKGTNVSSRSLGARCRNSMASCSDELPHIGNYRLLKTIGKGNFAKVKLARHILTGKEVAIKIIDKTQLNPTSLQKLFREVRIMKTLHHPNIVQLFEVIETEKTLYLVMEYASGGEVFDYLVSHGRMKEIEARAKFRQIVSAVHYCHQKNIVHRDLKAENLLLDADSNIKIADFGFSNEFTLGNKLDTFCGSPPYAAPELFQGKKYDGPEVDIWSLGVILYTLVSGSLPFDGQNLKELRERVLRGKYRVPFYMSTDCEGILRRFLVLNPSKRCTLEQVMKDKWMNTGYEGEDLKPHIEPVEDYSDANRIEIMVGMGFTTEEIKDSLLNQKYNEVTATYLLLGLKTEDAPESRVSGSMTLPRARPSPITNGTNKHSSSSSSSSSSHSKTQRSASTYHRQRRHSDFCGPSMPVMHPKRSPTSGGDRELRESRMPPRKASCSVMGSRTLPPSSPMVSTANNPNKAEIPDRRKEMTATTNNIPGSTMTRRNTYVCTDRSSTDRHSLLQNGKDNSSLSHRLPPTSPSTLSIVGAGASSSSSGERCRLTRGSTIRSTFHGGQLRDRVPPTYGPPPTSPTLSHDAGALPPNTRSRATSNLFTKLTSKLTRRVNLDPSKRQGSNKSVSGCTLPQGSKTVRSQMNLRESADLRSQVAIYLGIRKRPSPGAGEGGGM